Part of the Nicotiana sylvestris chromosome 2, ASM39365v2, whole genome shotgun sequence genome, gatcaaaaaaaggaaaaaaaatcaaatatgaattgaataaaaggaaaataaggGAGAAAATGAAAGGGTCAAAGGGGTGTAGTAACTTGTAAGTCTATtctattaaatatttaattataccAACAAAATTTTAGTTTTGAGAGAGACCCaactataaaaaaaatttaaaaagtaagATATTTAGAGAGATTTACGATTAAAATACAAAGCAATGATGCAGCAGTCAGGTGAGGTGCGATGGAAAAGTGGACGCCAAACGGTGGTGGTAGGCCGTCGGTGAGTGACGGActgaaaatccaaaagtccccaagttTGGGGCAGCAACACCGTAGCAGGGTAGAGTTTTGGGTGGGAAAAGATTTTGGGGAAATAAGGGAGCTTTCATTATTTTAAGGTATTCGAAAGAAATATACAATAAAataattcaaacaatattaaataattaagtcaaaaagaattaataaagtaaatgaagaataaataaataaaaaaggaaataagggAAATGTGAAATATCGGACACCTCAATTAATTGTCCAAAAACTATGTAGTGCTAGACTGGAGTCGAACTCCCACTACTAGGGAGATATTTTTGGACTTTCACCATTGACATTGAGTAGTTGTTTTGTTCAATAGAGTGCCATTTTATTATAGGGATAAGATTCATATTTGTCCCTATACTATTGTATATTATTTACATTTGTCACTTGTTATACTTTTCGTCCATTTCAGCCGTTACCATTAACAAACTCTTCAGATTTGCCCCTAACCCTAATAGTCTTACACTGTGGCAGCTGACCCATCCAATTTTTGTCCATGTCAGCTGCCAAGTCAGATTCATATCATTCACCACATAATGAGTCAAGATCTGTCTTTTTTTAAACCTCAAAAGATTTGTATTTTTTTCGTAGGCCACAAGATATTGCAAAATGATGTGTCAAACCAACGGTGGAGTAATTAAAGAAATGGAACAAAGTTTCGGGCAACGACAATACGAAACAAAAGCCTATATAAACATGTTTAACATGTTATGAAATAATAGTCACTGCAAAAGCTAATAGAGCTATGAAAATTAGTATCTCAGACAATCAGCAGTGACAAAGACGGCAATAAACAACAGCAAAATTTAATTTCAACGGAATATGAGGGGATTCACAACTACAAGAAATGACAAGAGCGAAACACAGCAGTAGGTTTAGATCCATGAAACATGGTTTCGTTTGACTATAAAAAGTTTAGATCTTTGAGGTTTATCGGCGGTCTATAcctctgtaaaatgaaaaataaaaagaattagaTGATATACAAAAAGAAGGTCGACACCCACTAATATGTAGCTTAAGTCAGTTAGTTGAATCCACGTCCGCAGAGGCAGTTAAAGGAGTCAGATTTAGTTAGAAGTTAGTTAATCGTTAGTCACAATAAGAGAGAATAGTTGAGTCCATTTCTTTCATATAAAAACTCTTCAATGTACAGATTAATCAGATATGAATACAATACAAATTTCCTCTATACACTCTCTTCTTTTCCCTTCTTACTACTGAAACTCTCGAACTTCTCTGTAAGGTTCCTGATTCAGCTAGTTGAACCTCGAATTCTTCGTGGAGTTCCTGCAATCAGCCTATCAGTGGTATCAAAGCTCATTATTCCTTGGAAAAAATGGCGAAAGGTGTTCGATCAAATGACAGTTCCGCCGATAAAATGGGTGAAATACGTGAAATAATGCAGAAGTTAATAGCAAACATTAGGGCATTGTCTAGTGAAGTCTCAAGCTTGAAACAGTTGGATCAAACTATTAatgaattaaaggaaaaacttGTAGTTGTTGGAGAGCATCGAAGGGACAATGGTCTTATGGAACAAGATGATGGCCCATCGGAAGCAAGGCAGTCTGTAGAAAGGCCACACAGAGAAAGAAGCCCTATAAATTCTAACACTCATAACTCAATTTTTTCTCGATGGTCAAGAATGGAGTTCTTGAGGTTTGCAGGCGAGGATTTGAGATCGTGGTTATTCAAGATAGAGCAATTTTTCTCTATGGAAAATGTGGCAGCAGAATAGAAGGTTGAAGTAGCAGCAATGCAATCAGAGGGAGAAGTTATTCAGTAGCACCTATCCTTCATGAGGTATAGACAATACCTCCAATCTGCTACTTGGACTGAATATGTCATAGCTTTACCTAAAAGATTTGGGGATGATTTTGATGATCCCATGGAGGAAATAAAAAAGATCAACCAGAATGAGAGTGTGGAAGAAAATCAGGTTGTTTTTTGGAGAAATCTTACTAGGGTTAGATTATTACAAGATAATGCAATCAGTTATTTTTGAGTGGGTTAAAACACGAGCTAAACCTTGCAGtgaaattaattaatcctaccaCATTATCTCAAGTTTACAAAACTTCTAGGATATATGAGGCTTACCTTGCTGCAATTAGACAACCTCCCCCTGTATCAGCCACACAACAGGTTCCTCCTAGAAGGTATGTAGACCAGAGGGGGACTCATAGTAAACTTATATTACCAGTTCTCAATTCTGGTAATCCTACAATATCTAAGAGGTTTTAATAGGAGAACTCTGAGCTTGGACGAAATGAATAAGAAGAGAGCTAAAGGGTTGTGCTACTTTTGTAATGAAAAATATGTGGTTGGTCATAAATGCAAGGATATGAATCAACTATATTTGCTGGAATTAGAAGAACCAGAAGGTAGTCAGTGTAATGAAGAGGAGGTGCCAGAAGAATTGGAAGAGCAGGGGTTAAAATTGTCCCAGCCTTTGGAACAAATGGAGATATACATTCATGCCTTGAATGGATCAACAGGTTACAGAACATTGAGGGTCACTGGTTACCACTACAAGAAACCTTTACACACACGTGTAGGTACTAGCAGCTCTCATAACTCCATAGACCCTGAAGTGGTGACTAAGTTGGGTTGTTCTGTAACACCAACCACACCTCAATGGGTAGTTGCTGCTAATGGTAATGAAATGAAAGTCGACAAGGTATGCAAGATATCTTGGTTACTACAAGGAGCAGAGTTCTCAGCTGATTTTTTATTACTACCACTAGGATCTTATGGTGTAGTATTAGggttacaatggttacttacacTAGGAGATATCAAGATAAATTTCAGGAAACTCACTATGGAGTTTATATATAAGGGAAGAAAGCATACTCTCAGGGGAGCAGGAAGACAAGTGCAAACTTCTAGTGCTGGAAAACTAGCAAAAATTTTAGGTAACCACTCTCAACTGTGTATGCTTCAAGTTATGCCTGCTAAGGGTAGTAAATTACAATGGTATTCCCTAGAAGCTAAAGACGAAACTGAAAAGGATCCTGGATTGCTGAAATTATTGGATAAGTTTAGTGAATTATTTGCTGAACCCACACAATTACCACCAGCTAGAGGAGTATTTGA contains:
- the LOC138886170 gene encoding uncharacterized protein, producing the protein MRYRQYLQSATWTEYVIALPKRFGDDFDDPMEEIKKINQNESVEENQLFLSGLKHELNLAVKLINPTTLSQVYKTSRIYEAYLAAIRQPPPVSATQQVPPRRRTLSLDEMNKKRAKGLCYFCNEKYVVGHKCKDMNQLYLLELEEPEGSQCNEEEVPEELEEQGLKLSQPLEQMEIYIHALNGSTGYRTLRVTGYHYKKPLHTRVGTSSSHNSIDPEVVTKLGCSVTPTTPQWVVAANGNEMKVDKVCKISWLLQGAEFSADFLLLPLGSYGVVLGLQWLLTLGDIKINFRKLTMEFIYKGRKHTLRGAGRQVQTSSAGKLAKILGNHSQLCMLQVMPAKGSKLQWYSLEAKDETEKDPGLLKLLDKFSELFAEPTQLPPARGVFDHRIELHKGTEPINKRPYRYPSVKKDVIELLV